In the genome of Danio rerio strain Tuebingen ecotype United States chromosome 23, GRCz12tu, whole genome shotgun sequence, one region contains:
- the fitm2 gene encoding acyl-coenzyme A diphosphatase FITM2 (The RefSeq protein has 1 substitution compared to this genomic sequence) — translation MAAAVAGSLVDKLVCLWRQPYTRIYLPHLFFCISLVGSVLKNAELVPESYFSSSRNVLNLYFVKVSWGWTIVLLLPFIAYSNFYIKSHMFALRRLTSLLVATLVWYICTETFFYIEDITGSCYESNTMVVIRGEFDTKAACRKAGFFWDGFDISGHSFILSYSSLVIMEEMVPMLHIQPAYRNPPLDCLYLALNVIVAIWIWMFGCTSVYFHDIIDKILGTSCGILGWYMTYKVWYVKLFSPGLPPQPKQHT, via the exons ATGGCTGCTGCCGTTGCAGGCAGCTTAGTGGACAAATTGGTTTGTCTTTGGAGACAGCCTTATACACGTATTTATTTGCCGCATTTATTCTTTTGTATTTCGTTAGTTGGCTCGGTTTTGAAAAATGCGGAGCTCGTGCCGGAGAGCTACTTCAGTAGCAGTAGAAATGTTTTAAATCT ttattttgtgAAGGTTTCTTGGGGATGGACCATTGTTTTGCTTCTGCCTTTCATAGCTTACTCCAACTTTTACATCAAAAGCCACATGTTTGCTTTGAGGCGGCTGACGTCATTACTGGTGGCAACCCTCGTTTGGTACATCTGCACTGAGACCTTTTTCTACATTGAAGACATTACAGGTTCGTGCTATGAGTCCAATACCATGGTAGTCATCCGTGGTGAATTTGACACAAAGGCGGCATGCAGGAAAGCTGGCTTCTTCTGGGATGGTTTTGACATATCAGGACACTCGTTCATCTTGAGCTACTCTTCACTAGTTATTATGGAGGAAATGGTGCCCATGTTACACATACAGCCTGCCTACAGAAACCCTCCTCTTGATTGTCTTTATCTAGCTCTTAATGTGATTGTGGCCATCTGGATATGGATGTTCGGATGCACGTCAGTGTATTTCCACGATATTATTGACAAGATTCTAGGGACCTCTTGTGGGATATTGGGATGGTACATGACCTATAAGGTTTGGTATCTGAAGCTTTTTTCTCCTGGTCTCCCTCCACAGCCGAAACAACATACTTAG
- the senp1 gene encoding sentrin-specific protease 1 — MFNKIYEWFGTGFASLRNGAPAGAVNADAARVDQDGTSRRKRSINCLNDGDQEEERVVKKFRMGDIMDTVKNAAEGVKTHGSNVAFWVKNSVSANSRNMLPTSPGPPQSGIPSGPAANSTSTSLWTEDKPHDRLQDTFVAPSSSVEWRTVTKSDSLRTEHSVTISKTSRRQVCMEHPPHEMYKANGHSVNLPSSSTPKPSPSPRLGRSLYHRPQSILSSPETSSGKATYTSLYEKTFPIRVVQSSLPGSSNRLLRARARSTAQESVREEEKEVYRQLLVMVSEGQSSFLHDGSSHSSIRSHRDFSSFLSSSRSLLHCASPAGSGAGVSSYGLSSPPPSPQPGSSQTSSALPSPGAASSLAEPPLWAHDLEPSAKGPDVPSAPSPAALQDTSSQDTQSSAHDGDSVIFVKEQQGKKPESSSVPCFQAELWIKELTSLYDSRARERRRLIEEQEALASQLLRQRLSGEGRASPASVELKVRVPLEKEVPIAAVIKKPQPIKEEPEFPELTEEMENDVSRALRGGSQDEILSEGFRLTITRKDLQTLSHLNWLNDEVINFYMNLLVERSKQPDLPSAYTFNTFFFPKLRSSGYSAVRRWTKKVDIFSVDLILVPVHLGVHWCLSVVDFRNKSITYFDSMGGNNDEACRILLNYLKQESEDKKGQKMETSGWSLKSKRPNEIPQQMNGSDCGMFTCKYAEYITKDRSITFTQKHMPYFRKRMVWEILNRKLLR, encoded by the exons ATGTTTAATAAGATCTACGAATGGTTTGGAACCGGCTTCGCTAGTCTCAGAAATGGAGCTCCTGCCGGTGCAGTCAATGCTGATGCCGCGAGAGTGGATCAGGACGGGACGTCACGGAGAAAAAGATCCATAAACTG TTTAAATGATGGAGACCAGGAGGAGGAGAGAGTGGTGAAGAAATTCAGAATGG GAGATATTATGGATACGGTGAAAAATGCAGCTGAAGGAGTAAAGACCCATGGTTCAAATGTTGCATTTTGGGTTAAGAACAGTGTGAGTGCTAATTCGAGGAACATGCTGCCGACATCACCAGGTCCTCCTCAGTCAGGAATACCATCAGGACCTGCAGCCAATTCTACATCTACATCTTTGTGGACAGAAGACAAG CCACATGACAGACTTCAGGACACATTTGTGGCCCCATCTAGTTCAGTTGAGTGGAGGACAGTCACAAAATCTG ACTCCTTAAGGACTGAGCACTCAGTGACCATATCAAAAACAAGCAGAAGACAAGTTTGTATGGAACATCCACCCCATGAGATGTACAAAGCTAATGGACACTCTGTAAATTTACCATCTTCCTCCACGCCAAAACCATCCCCATCTCCACGCTTGGGCAGGTCCCTTTATCACCGACCACAAag CATACTGTCATCGCCTGAAACCAGTTCAGGAAAAGCCACGTACACCAGCCTGTATGAGAAGACCTTTCCCATTCGAGTGGTCCAGAGTTCTTTACCTGGCAGCTCAAACCGTCTTCTCCGGGCCAGAGCCCGCTCTACAGCACAAGAG TCAGTACGTGAGGAGGAAAAGGAGGTTTACAGGCAGCTGCTAGTCATGGTGTCTGAAGGCCAGTCTTCTTTCCTTCATGATGGAAGTTCTCACTCCAGCATTCGCTCGCATCGAGATTT CTCCAGCTTTCTGTCGTCCAGTCGAAGTCTCCTTCATTGTGCCTCTCCAGCAGGCTCTGGTGCTGGTGTTTCATCCTATGGGTTGTCCAGTCCACCACCGAGTCCCCAGCCTGGCTCAAGCCAGACCTCCAGTGCTCTGCCCAGTCCTGGTGCAGCCTCCAGCCTAGCAGAGCCTCCGCTTTGGGCCCATGACCTTGAGCCCAGTGCTAAAGGACCAGATGTTCCCTCCGCTCCTTCTCCAGCGGCTCTTCAGGATACCTCTTCTCAGGACACTCAGTCTTCAG CTCATGATGGAGATTCAGTCATTTTCGTGAAGGAGCAGCAGGGAAAGAAGCCAGAGAGCTCAAG TGTGCCATGCTTCCAGGCTGAATTGTGGATCAAAGAATT GACAAGCCTCTATGACTCTCGAGCTCGGGAGAGACGGAGGTTGATTGAAGAACAGGAGGCTCTGGCCTCTCAGCTTCTACGCCag CGCCTCTCTGGAGAAGGTCGAGCTTCCCCAGCAAGTGTTGAGCTGAAAGTTCGGGTTCCACTAGAAAAGGAGGTTCCTATTGCTGCTGTTATCAAAAAACCTCAGCCAATTAAGGAGGAGCCTGAATTCCCAGAGTTAACAGAG GAAATGGAGAACGATGTGAGCAGAGCTCTCAGAGGTGGCAGTCAGGACGAGATTCTCAGCGAGGGCTTCCGACTCACCATCACCAGGAAAGACCTGCAGACACTCAGCCATCTCAACTGGCTCAATGACGAG gttATAAATTTCTACATGAACTTGCTGGTGGAGCGCAGTAAACAGCCCGATCTGCCATCCGCTTACACCTTCAACACCTTTTTCTTTCCCAAGCTGCGGAGCTCTGGTTACTCTGCTGTCCGCCGCTGGACCAAGAAAGTGGATATTTTTTCTGTAGACCTCATTCTGGTGCCTGTCCACCTGGGGGTGCACTGGTGCTTGTCT GTGGTGGATTTCCGTAACAAAAGCATCACTTACTTTGATTCCATGGGAGGAAACAACGATGAGgcctgcaggattttatt AAATTATCTGAAACAAGAAAGTGAAgacaaaaaaggacaaaaaatgGAAACCTCAGGATGGAGCCTAAAAAGTAAAAGACCCAAC GAGATCCCTCagcaaatgaatggaagtgacTGTGGAATGTTCACATGCAAATATGCTGAATACATCACCAAAGACCGGTCAATCACATTCACACAG aaacacATGCCCTATTTCAGAAAGCGAATGGTATGGGAGATCCTGAACAGGAAACTGTTGcgatag